ccatgcTATTATCATATTTTACTAATAGAACATGCGCAAATATTTTTTGCAGGTGGGCTGTTGCATTTGCTGGTATTTCTTTAGTACAGAATTATGGAACAAACCTCTTTGATGCTGTTGACTCAAAGTCAAAACTTAATGGGCACATTCTAGCAGCATCTGAGGCAGCAGCAAGCCTTGGATCTTATTGTGCCATTTATATTGAAAAGTTTGCAAGTAAATCTTGCCTGTCAATCTACATCCTTGGTTCAGCATTGATGGGCATTCTCTGTGTTTCCATGGGAATTTCTTCAAAGATTTGGGTCACATATTGTTTGTACATAACAATCTGTGGGATCTATCAGACTCTTGCTTGCCTTGTCAGTGTTCGGTGTGGCCAACTACTATCAAATGGACAATATATCCTCCTGTTCTCCATCAACAGTTTTGCTGGGCTTCTGATCGAGACATTACTCCAGGCAGCTATTGTAAGTATAAATTTTGATTGCCTTTAAGATAAATGAGTTTTGATTTGCTTCATGAGATTGCTCCAAAATGATACATCGACCTGTATGACAAATAAATGCAGGATGTGATCCATCATCTAATTGATGCACAACTTTGTTGCAGAGCCACCTAGGAATTCATATCAATAGGAACTTTTTATTCACCAGGCTGGCACTTTTCGTTTTTCATTTAAATGTGACAGTGGCAGACATTCCTACATTTTTTTGGTACTTATTATTAATTATGGGCTAGCTAGCTGACTAGACTACATGTCTACTCATTTAACTTGACTATGGCTGATGATGGAGTGGGCATTTCGAGACTAGAGAGATGCCAAGTCTGGGCTCAAGCTGACTTATCTAGGGAAGCCCCTGGCCGTGGCCTGTACTCAATATCTAGGAGGCCCATCCTGGGATGAAACATTAAAACGTAGGCCATAGTAAGTAAAGGTGGGCTCTGGTTGAGTGATGTTCAGGTGGCAGCATGGGGAGATCAGGACAGTGCTGTAGTGGAGTGGCAAGAGCAAGGGGGAGAGCAGGGGGTGTTGAATGCTGGGTGTAGGAGTGGGCGGGAGAGGGGTGAAGGAAGTGGAAGAAGAGGGGTGTAGGATTGGGCGGGAGAGGGGTGAAGGAAGTGGAAGAAGAGGGGTAGAGTTGGATTAGGGGAATGGGGAGAAGATGTGGTTAGTGGGTAGGCTTAGGTGAGATGGAGGTTGGAAGCAATGGCCAATGGGGGAAATGCAGGAAGCAGAGAGGGGTGCAGTTGGATTAGGGGAACGAGGAGAAGATGTGGTAAGTGGATAGGCTTAGGTGAGATGGAGGTTGAAAGCAATGGCCAATGGGTGAAATGCAGGAAGCAGAGAGGAGGATTGGAGAGTGGCTGGTGGATAAGAGTTGTGGTATGGTGTTTGTTTTTCTCCCCTCTAATCTGGACCATTCATCTTAAAATGAATGGATGGTCCAAATTATCtaattatataaatttatattcACCTCTAGATAAATATGTATTATTAGATTTGGGATTGGGGCACTCAAAGTCCAAAGCTGGCTCAAGTACAGCCTGGGCCCCACCAATACAAATTTGTGGTCTTGTATATCGGGCTTAGCCCACACCTAAAGCCCCTTTTTTCTTCAACCTAGACCCAGCTTTACAAGCCACGGGCCAGAAAGGCCCATTAGAACCCTGCTATTGTCCAATATTTTGCTCAGTTTACCTTGTCCCaggaaattttttaaaatcagGTTATGCGGCAGAAATTTAGTGGGTGTGCAATTATAGCCTACATCCCATTCGTCAGAGAGGTTGGTTTTTGAATGGGAACTCAGATTTTGGCCTATTAATCTGCCTCGTTCCAACTTATAGGAGTTTCTTCAACTTGGGTGGATCAATTGCCTTTGAGAAGCATCATTATGTCAAGGATTTCACTTAGAAGTTAGAACTATCACAAAAATATTGTTTGAAACATGATGTCCTTTTTACATGGATAAGCAAgcaataaataaatttgtataTCAGAAATCAATGGCATATTTTCTGAACTTCATGCGTACCCATTTTCTTCTTGTGTTAGCTGACTCACACATTGGATTGATACAGGAAATTTCTGGATTATCAATATTTTCGCAATTCATATCCTTTGCTGGATTCTTCTTTTTGGCAACAGCTATTTGTGTTGGGCTTCACTTTGTTGATAGCAGCAGAACTTCATATTTGGTGTTAGAAACTGAACCTGAACATCATATTTCTGATAGCACTTAATGCATGCTTTGTGCACTACTTGGCAGCCCCATTAGCAGAGATGGAAACTCATTTGGTGTGGTTCATTTTTTATGAGTAGAGAAAAAAGGATAGTGTGACTTATATTATCCAGAGGATGCAATGGATTCATTTAAATTATGAAGCCTCTCGATTCAGTGCAATACAGATACAACTCAATTTTTCATTCAAAGTGATAGATACTATTGGAAAACAAATCAATGAATTTGTTTGCTTGGACGGTGGGTGGATATGAAGGAACCAGATTCAGGATGCTGATAACAGATTATATTTGTACACGACTGGAAATTTTCAATCATGTTAAGCTTTCTGAAATAATTATGCAATGATTGCACTTTATTTTTCATCCACCCTTTTGAGTCATCTTCCTTTTTGTGTCAACTTTTCTCTTACAATGCATTGAACATTTTATGTAAATTCAATGCCTGTTCCAATAGTAAAGTGGCAGTGAATCTGTAGGAAATCAAATTTAATAGCTTAAGTTGTCTGCAGCTGCCGTTTTTAAGCTTCCAAGCTGCTTAATGCTAGTATGTTTGAAGCTTAAACAGCATATTTTTCAAGTCATACAACCTCAATTTATGTGCTTTGAGTACCCAACAGTTTTTGGATGCGTTTAAGGAGCTGCAACAATATTATCAGCTAATGCATCTTCTAATTGTGGTGTTGGAAATCGTCATGAGCTAGGGACCTGAAGTTGTTAGGAATGAAATGATTGGTCGTACATTTTCTTGTCTATTACAGTATGATACCATGGTATGTCATCATGGCTTCCCTGTATTTTCTTATATAGCTGGGACTGTTGCCATCAAACTGAGAAAATTAGATCTCTTGAAGACAGGTTCTTTAGCATAATTGCGActgttgatttatttttatttttgataaaacaaCTGTTAATTTAGAAGTAATCAGAAAAATAGTCCATTTAGGGTGTAGAAAAGTGCTTATAGCCGTTTGCTGAGGGGAAATGCCATGTACTGAGTGTGTTAGATGCCATGTTTGTGGCATGTCTTGAACACATGTAATGATGTTTTATATTGCTTCCCGTTGCATATCATAATGGCCCTTAATGTTGTTAAGCATGTGATGTAAAACCTTCGAATTGCATTTTCTTCATTGTCATACATTAACATAAAATCTTTCAATGCTTTGCTTAAACTTATCAAGATAGATATAACCACACATTGATTGGATTTTCTTTGATCAACAACCCAACGTATGCCCATCAGAACatataaagaaaataattaCACCCATTGATGGCAGCTGCTTTAAGCCTACTTATGCCATGGAGACTCCCAATCATTGCTCAAATTCCTGtgaattatcaatatgattCATTTCATTTCTCCATCTGGACCAGCTTTGATTTCTCTTTTGCCTCTGCATCATAATTTATCCACCACCGAGCTTTTAGCCAAATTGTCCACGACTTGTATTCCATCCTTTAAAGCAATTATCACGGTGCATCTGCAGAATAGCAGGGGAAAAAGTTAATATTATCTCTTTAGTATTTAAAGGGCATACTGAGGAGCAGGCATAGACAAAGTGCTTGATAAAGTTTTGGACTGCATTGAGAAGGTTAGAGAACATGTTAATCTTTCATAAGTCCTACATGGGTGAATTTGCTAATTAGAATAATCATGAGATTGTGCTTTTTCTACAGTGTAAATCATAGGATTAATTTTATGGAAAGATGAACTAATAAAAATATTGCAGCGTGGTCGCATCAAAAGGGGAAAATGGAGAAAAAAGTCTTCAGTTTGCAACATTGAAAATTAGGAGTTTGACTGGGGCAAAGGAAACTAACGGAATGCCAAATATTACTCCATGGTCCACAACTCCATCAATGTGATTCAGGCTCTCTGCCACTTGACCTGTAGTGTGTAACAACCAAATAACTAAATGAGGGAAGTGGAAGGGAAAAAATTCTAAAGATCTATAAATTGGGTACAAacaattccttttcttttttttttctttggtagcACTAAAAAAGTCATTATTAGCGGCTTAAATCATAAAtgtctgcaaaaaaaaaaaaaaaaaaaaaaaaaaatccaaacggGCAGAGGAGATGAGAGAACTATTAGTAAACTGAAAGCAAGAACCAAAAATAACCTGTAATTTTGAAAAGCATAACAAATTCATTGTGCTCCAGGAGTTTTATTAGCATATGCCAAAACTATCTAATTTCAAAAACATTATTTATATATCTCTAGACGACATAACTATGAAAATTCAGATTCCATTTAACTATTTATGGCATTATTTTCTATCATAGTAACAATATTCTTTGGCATCATTaaggaaaatataaaattttcaattattttCATTGGCtgcatgattttcaaaattgtTAAAAAACTGATCcggattatttatttattcatggtATGCTACTATTTAATTACTCTAGTCCGAAAACAATGTAGTCTATTTTTGTTGTTGCTTCAACCTTGATGGTGCCACATATATTGGTGCATGATATAGCAATTTTGCAATGTTCACAATATTCCATCTTATTAAACTTTCTATTTATCAAATCAATTCCTTCCAAATTGTTAAACAAATTTCTACAATTTTTCAGACTTATTGGCTGTACTCCAATACAAATTCTTGCATTTTACCGTATCGCTGAATATGTCAGTAATACCTCCAGCCGTTAGAAATGTATGCTGCAACAACATAACCATCAACCATGATATATATGCACAAAACAAGGTCATAACCATACTTcgattttaatatttagaattattgtatataaaatttattaaaaagtcCAAACggcagaattttctttttcccaatcacaTACCTAAGTCAAGTATTGGCGACGTAAAAATGACATCAAGAATGTGGTGTCCCTCCTTAGTTACCAAAGGAAAATTGCCTCCTAGTGGACCTGCGTGTCCAGAAGTGGGTCTTCTCCATACCTTCAGCAATCAAATTTTAATCAAGGGTAAGTGGGTGGCTTAAATTTCATTTTATTTAATCATTTAAATGCAGATTGGTGCCCAAAAGGTTGAAACTTGAAAGAAAAGTCAAATGGCCAGAACTGATCATTTTCACTGCATCAAGTTGTATTATTTATTTGCTAGTTAAAAACCAGGCATCTTAGTCTTCAGTGCTTTTTTTCATTGCATGCACTGCttctacttatttatttatttttgctaaGAACATTACATGTACTGTAAAAGGAACAAACCTCTGCATCTCCTAGAAACAAGTCATCTATTTCCTCCGCAGTTTCCATCCAATTACCCTGAAAAGAATCAATGATTTTTGATAGTTTAAGAACAAGAACGTTAATATTTCTTCATTTTACCAAAAATCAGGAGGTAACTTACGCAATTAACTAAGACTGGAACGGATCCATCAAGATCTCTGGTATATTGTTTGTCAGAAACAATGAAGGCAAGTTTACTGGCTGTTTTTACAATAGACTGCAGAAACACACAGGAAAGTAACTTCAGCAATCAATATGATTTTGTCAAGGCCATCAGATACTTCTTTGGAACACCAGGATAAAGATAACAGCTGTTTCACTATTTTCAACAAGATCATGAAACTGATTCATTTACTATGTAGAAACATGTGCACGCTGCAACCTGCTTGCAACGACAACCTCCATTCCTCTTAAAGGGCCATAATGGAGCAATATAAATTACCTTTTTTTGAATTATGGACTCACCACCGTCCAATTTTTGTCGACCAATGACAGCATTTAGCGTTCCCTCTTCAATTATATCAGCATCATCAAATGCAAAATCAATCTACAAAAAAATGGCCATCACAGCATAAGCTTTATCTGATCTTGTCTAGAGAAAAAATTTGAATGGCATAATTAGTGGCATGGACATGAAGGCATCAGAATGAGCAAAAATCTTAAAATGTAATACTCACAAAAACCAACAAAAAGCAACCAACTTATTGGACAATAAGAATTTGTGCACACTTGAAGATTATCTTCATAATGGTCCAGTGGAATTCCTGATTTTGCTGCTTCGCTTGCACTGGAAACAGACCTACAACAATGAACCAAAATGATAAATATGTTTGCTGCACATAAAAGGGAAAAAATCAGCAAGGAAATCCCTTTTGTTTAGCATATATTTATGTGCGCAAACATAGATGGAATAATATTTAAGAAGCTTAGATTGTTTGTGAAAGAAATAACTGATAAAAATACAATTGATAATACAATGGAGCAATTGAAGAGCTAGAGGACTTCATGCAACTAATAATTTGTAAAAGCTCTTTTAAGATGATGAAAATTGCACCCcatatttataaattatatcCTTTGTTATGTGTGAATTGTCATAGCTTATCCTGAGAGTTTAACCACTTAAAATAGGCTAAATGTTCTGAACATGTATTACTAGAGCAACAATAGATGTTTGGATGATAGAGAGATCCCAGAACAGGTAAATGGAATCTAAAGACTAGCAAATTCTAGAGAAGCATGCAGGTTTTCATTGGAGGGTTACTGCTACAATAATGTAGTTTGTGATGGTAAAATTTATAAAGATTGGTGATTGGAGTGTACAAAGGTAAAAAGAATATACTGACATTTTAGGAAACATAATTGTGAATGTGGAGGTCCCAGAGGCCTTTATAACAAATTCACTTTctcaagaaaaattaaaatataagagTTATGGAGGCTAACCAAAgattaaagaaaattcaaaaaaaataataggagCTATTTAGAGTACCAATTAAACTCCATCTAGTTAAATCGTTGAAAAGGCAGTTTAAAAAATTCCAATCAAACACTAGTTTGTGTTTTCACAAAATTAGAAGACCCATCTTGGTGGCATTCCACTTGATCTTCTCAACCAAAAGAGCCAGAAAAGAGGCTTTATCTTCAAACAAccatttattttcttgctttaaGAAACCAATCAAGTTTGAATTTTCAAAGCTTCATGTGTAATGAGCCAGGCTTCATGCCCCGTCATCCAAAGAGTGGGTCAGCAACATTAGTCAGGTGTAAAAAGTAGATTACCACTGAATTGAAGGAAATGATATCACACACACCAAACCATGCACCACGGAGAACTACCAAATAAATCTTTGTTTACATGAGAAAAACATAtgacataaataatttaaatggtGGCTATACTCACAAGTAGCCAGATAACAATGAacagaagaggaaaagaagtcAACATCAGTGAGACCATAACACTAAATTTGAATATCAAATGTGCATAATATGGCTCTGATTTGTAATTTGTGCCTTACAGTAGCTTCCCAAATCAAAATCTCAAATCTTTCAAATTCAGAAGGAACTTTGGAGGGTTGCTCCTTGTCAGCATGAGCTTAGTTGTGTAGATATTGACATATTTTGATGTCCAATGCAATTAACATTGATATCAAATAACACAAAACATAGAGAAAGAAGATGCAGGACATGAAAAAATGAGACAAGATGAAGAAACTGGGagcaagaaggaagaagaaaagaggatagAAATATGCAAGACTTCTCCACTGTAATGGTACAAGGAAAAATCCACTCAAGGCCTTGTGCCTTTTTAGAACTTAATATATGAAACATTATTGCGATCATGTTATACTCCTTAAGCAAAGCTTACAAGGAGAAGAAAATGTGGGGATGGGTGGGGAGAGGGGGGCTAACAAATATAGACCCTCAAGTTCATTCATTTTTACATGTCTAGCTCCTTATAGCATTCTAAGGGTCTTTATTTTCCTAATGTAGTGGTTACTAGGATAGTTTTGGTACTTATACCTTACCAGTATGGTATGGACCAATATGATACGGTACAGCACCAACACAAGGTGCACCTCTTGATGCTGGCATGCAAAACTGAGGTGAAATCCCATATGTTGTACGGCAGCTGTATGGGAGACAGTCTGGTACTCATTTCTTACAGTACAGTCTGATATGAATGGTACAGAGCGGTATGTACCAGTATGTAAATCCTTGGGATGAATTTTAATACATTAAAAACTTATACAATAGAGACTAAAAGGCATGGGCCTTTACTTCATATAAGAACTGGATACAATCTAGTGAAGCTTTCTTTTTGTTGTTATTAGGGAAGAATAAACTGCAATCATCCTTTCTAATGGCTTCAGATTGGGATTACTAGTCTTTCACAAAGGCTTCTAGATATTGTTTTCCATCATCAATTTCCTGCAAAAAATACCTTCAAGGTTCAGTGGCAATTTCTTCTCTTATCTATAGTGAGCCTAGCTAGGAAATAAATGCCAATTTAGATGGTTGGCTTCAAAATAAGAGCCCAGTATAGAATGTCATACATATAACTTAATCTGTAAAGTTGACCTCATATTGATAAATTGTGCTGACATTTGGTGTTTGGTATGTGCATGAATGTCCGACCAAAAGCATAGTAATAGCTCTCATAGTTCTGGAAATTACTTGAAATTTCCTTTTCTTCAACATCTGGTTCTTTTAGGTACTGTTAGAGGCAGCCATCTTACTTGTGATTTAAATTTTGATCATTATGCCTTTTTCTCTCTAAGGTCATTAATGATGGCATTTGGGCCAACGTATAATGTCAAGCATCAAAGTTGATGCTACAAAGTTCCTAATTGCAAGAGATGCAGGATTAATGtgctcattcttttttttttgtcggtGATATACACTTTTAGTCCCAAGTTTTATTAAAAGAATGCAAAGGCATGACTGAGAAGTGTTCAGACTTGATGAGTCAAGGAAATGGCGTGTAAGATTCAGttcttttttaatatatgtaaaagaaatattCAGAAGATAAGAAAAATCATTTGAAAACAGCTAGTTAGAAGATTAGTCAGGCTTGGAATTGGTTGCTTCAGCAAAACCGGAAGAGGATCTAGCACTGTAGACCAaacatgaaaaataaataaataaaaaaaacttgagAATACTTATAAAAAGCAGCTTCTGTGGTTTAATATCAGCACATTATCTGTTTAAAGCTCGAGGTGTCCAAAGAAATTTCCAACCATATTTAAGCTCAGCATAAGAGAAAATGCATGACAGCAAGCGAAGAAGACACAAGACCATTTCCTCCATTCTGTTAATGAAATAAAAGCCAAACGTGCAGGGATCATTTCAAAATATTATACTACCACAAGATGCACCCTTCAAATAACCTAATCTGTTAGATAAGCTTGTCGCACTTCTGCATCCTCACCCATAAGAGAAAAGTCATTCTTTTAGAATAAATCTGCCTTCAGGAATAAGGCATCACAAGTCTAAAAACTAACTTTTTCAAACAAGAAACCTGAAGACTACTCGGTAATATCCAAGAATGTGACTCAGACCTGATAAATAGTTCATCAAATAACACATCATGAGATATCTATCAAGTGGTGAACCATACACATATATGACAATTGGCCATGGGAAAGAACTCATGACCAAGCAGTTAAACATATTTAATTATCTAGCTCAAAATGGTTACCTCATCATCAACctctataatataaatgcataaACCACTCCATTCTTAATCTAAATCACATGATTCATGTAGAAGCAatagatatcaatctaacacACAACAGTTGATCCCATGCACAATTGTAACTGAACTAAACACATTAGCTCAATAACTCTCAAACTTTtggtctttcaagaataataATAAGATGCACTCACATCGGGATTCCGACAATGTCTTTCAAAGCTCCCTCTCGCATGCGCTTGCCCAAGTACTGTATAGCCAAACCAGATGCATGTCCAGATCCCAATCCAACCACCATCCCGCTCCTTACATAATTATCCACCTGTTAAAACACCTTGCACGGTTAGATTCAACTGGCACAAGCTCGCCGTCTCCCGAACCTATCATGCCAAAAAAATGGTTACATTCCAGAATTGTGTTAAAGCACCAGACATTTAAAACTTCACACCTGGAATTAAAACTCAATATCAATTCCTGGTCCCActaagatagagagagagagacgtgaAAAGGAAAATTTTATTCTGGACATAAGTTCCGcttctagagagagagagacgtgaaaaggaaaataaaaattcagaaaGTGAATCATCGAACTTGTTATTTCACAAAGGAATAAGTCTATAAGAATAAGTTCAGAAAGAGGAACAggagaattattattattataactaAGGAAGAATGAATGAGGTTTACAGTGAGCTTTGCGGCCTGGAGAAGGTCGGGGGCGGCGTCGGGCGCGCACGCCATGGGTTTGGACGTGGGGAGGCGGGTGCGCACTGAGGAGAGACCGCGTGAGAGAATATTCCGGCGGATAGGTGAAATATGCTGGGCTGGGAAGAAGGAAGCGCTAGCCCCGGCCATCCGATTGCTTTCCTTTTCTGGCCTTGTGTAGGATAGCCGACCGTTGCCTTGGCAACAGATAAGAGCatggaaaattaaaaattaaaaataacaaaaaaactttttttcacGATCGTCCCCATCTTTtctgaaattcccaagagaacctgtattttatattattatcgTTTGCACAATTCTGTCATCACCATAAATACTGGTATTGGCTCCACATGCATTAATCCAGCATGATGTGTTGCTGCACTAGTTTTGgcaccatatttttttttatgataagtAGGGGTGACAATCAGATTGGTCGGACCATATATATAGGTAAGGTCCAATACAAATTAGGTTAAAAATCTATCAACCTAAATCAATATATTTACTGAGCAGGTCAAAAATTCAGATCCAAAACTAACCATTTTATTAAACAAATAATTTAACTCGATCTACAAtaaattgaatcaagttaaactaGTTAAGCATTGCTATTCCTATTAATAAGTATAGAAAAC
This portion of the Phoenix dactylifera cultivar Barhee BC4 chromosome 11, palm_55x_up_171113_PBpolish2nd_filt_p, whole genome shotgun sequence genome encodes:
- the LOC103721354 gene encoding thiamine transporter 1-like isoform X4 encodes the protein MFLTRNSTILGAFGVLITYLIVWIGQSLLAMEIMQITYGFGVSARLVFSSYIFLLVSEEEYQTMTSLTTTTSLLSFMLASELGQLLAFQEASYGIFFVISLIALGICCAVTFLLPKDHSLSSISSLTSSWGQSKQGWTTLLKETWHGRRLQIFSLWWAVAFAGISLVQNYGTNLFDAVDSKSKLNGHILAASEAAASLGSYCAIYIEKFASKSCLSIYILGSALMGILCVSMGISSKIWVTYCLYITICGIYQTLACLVSVRCGQLLSNGQYILLFSINSFAGLLIETLLQAAIEISGLSIFSQFISFAGFFFLATAICVGLHFVDSSRTSYLVLETEPEHHISDST
- the LOC103721353 gene encoding probable ribose-5-phosphate isomerase 4, chloroplastic isoform X1, which translates into the protein MAGASASFFPAQHISPIRRNILSRGLSSVRTRLPTSKPMACAPDAAPDLLQAAKLTVDNYVRSGMVVGLGSGHASGLAIQYLGKRMREGALKDIVGIPMSVSSASEAAKSGIPLDHYEDNLQIDFAFDDADIIEEGTLNAVIGRQKLDGGESIIQKKSIVKTASKLAFIVSDKQYTRDLDGSVPVLVNCGNWMETAEEIDDLFLGDAEVWRRPTSGHAGPLGGNFPLVTKEGHHILDVIFTSPILDLGQVAESLNHIDGVVDHGVIFGIPCTVIIALKDGIQVVDNLAKSSVVDKL
- the LOC103721353 gene encoding probable ribose-5-phosphate isomerase 4, chloroplastic isoform X2, which produces MAGASASFFPAQHISPIRRNILSRGLSSVRTRLPTSKPMACAPDAAPDLLQAAKLTVDNYVRSGMVVGLGSGHASGLAIQYLGKRMREGALKDIVGIPMSVSSASEAAKSGIPLDHYEDNLQIDFAFDDADIIEEGTLNAVIGRQKLDGGESIIQKKSIVKTASKLAFIVSDKQYTRDLDGSVPVLVNCGNWMETAEEIDDLFLGDAEVWRRPTSGHAGPLGGNFPLVTKEGHHILDVIFTSPILDLDAP